From the genome of Nocardia mangyaensis:
GTTGGTCCCACCGAGCTCGGTCAACAGCAGCACTCCCACCGACTCGCCGATATCGAGTTCGGCGAGTAGTTCACGCTGGTAGGCAGAGCCGTTGCCCAACGCGGTGATCGTCGCGATCGACAAGTCGAGGTGGCCGGTCAAGACTGGCAACAAATGTGGAGCGTAGACCGCGGCCCATTCACACACGATCCCGCGCAGCCGGGGATCGTTCGCGATCGCGACGGCCGATCCCCCCAGCGCTGCGATCGCTGTGCGCAGTAGGTCCGGTGCCAGGCTGGCTTCGGTCGCGTACGTCATGCCTGTGCTGGGTCGGTCACCGAGTCCGGCGATCACGGCGCGCACTCGGTGATGCAGGGAGGTTTCGGTACCGAGAATCGCGGTGCGTAGCGCGTCGACGGTCGGGTCGGAGTGGATCGGTGGGCGGGTCCCATCGGGGTGGGCGAGAATCGGCAGTCCATCTACGGTGGTCATCGCAATTTTCTCCAAGTGTCTGTATCTGCTTTGTGGGCGGTGGCGATCGCTGCACAAAGGGGTCTTTTGGGTGGCTCCCCGTGCTCGCGCGGAGAAACCCGATCCGACATTCCGAGGAAGTGCGCGCCACTGGGACAGGCGCGGCAGTTGTTCGGCAGCAGAGCGGTCCTCATCGACCGCATTGCTCGGTGTCTTCGGCCGGTGGTCCACGCGGTGCCGCCGACGGGGACCGGCGGCCAGGTGTTGGGCTCGGTGTCGGCGGTCGCGATATCGAGAGCAGGCGCAGTGAACTGGGGCACTTCGTGCGGTGGGCTCGATCGCGGCTTTCACGAACAGCCGAACGGCGATCTCCCGCCATCGTGGTTGGCAGGTTGGGATCGGCGCGCACGCGGTATGTCCCTGCCGACCAGGGGGCGATCAGCGATGGACCAATTCGGACGCTGGGACCGAGCAGGGGTTTCGTCACAGTTCAGCGCCCGGAATGAGGGAGCGATCTGTTGGTTGGCTGGTCGGTCGGTGCTGCTCGGCTGCTTCGTTGTCGGGTTCTGTCGCCGCGGCCGGTAGCGCTAGGTGGACGGCGTTTTCGATCCGGTGCCCGGCGGCCGAGGGATCATCTGCTGTGGTGGGGTCGATGAGTTGATGGCGAGCGCGGGTGAGCAGTTCTTGTGTCGTCGGCGGCATCACCAGGCCCGGTTCCGCACCGGTCGGTGGGGTGGTGGTGCGGCGCAGGCTGGCCAGCGACGATCGAACACTCGCCGCGACCGCCGGGGTGGCGAGGTCACGCCAGAGCGCGGTCAGGTCGTCGACGGCGCGCAGGCTGTGCGCGGCGAGACGCTCAGCGAGGTGGGCATCGGTCACTGTCACAGCGCGGACGCGTTGGGCGGGCCTCATTCCGATCGCGGCGGCGGTATGGATGATGCGCGTGCGGATCGCGTCCATATTCCGTCGAAGCTGATGCGCCACCGCAGGTTCTGGTTCTGATTCGATCCCGGCGCGTTGCAGATGTTGGTGGCGCAGGACCGAGACCGTGGCCATGTCGACGAGCCGGTTCGTGTCGGCGACGACTCGGCCGAACCCACGGCGGATCACGTTATTTTTGGGTGGATCGCGCAATACCGTGGTCGGTTGCCACATCCTGTTCGCGTTGCCGTATTCGCGTGCTTGGTTGATCCATACCGCGGGCACTCCCCTGCTGGCGGCGGTGATCTCGGCGATGCTGCGGTCATGGTCGAGGCGAACGAGTTCCGGGGCGTGCTGCTGGCGTCCACGAATGACACCGGCGCGGCGAGCCAGGTCATGGATCAGCGTGAGCGACTCGGCCTGCGGGGCGGGCAGATCGGAGACCAGACGAGGGCGAGCCGTGGGGCTGCTCATGGATCGATCCCGGGATAGTTGATCTCGGGGGCGCTGAACATCGGTGCGGTGATGTCGGCGTCATAGTCGGTGTGGGCCGACTGCGATCGTGTGGCCTCGACAGCGGCACCGATGTGTGCGCCTGGCGCGTCGGAGAACAGGCCAGACACACCGACATCGCGGCCGCTGAGGGTGTCCAGCATCGCCAGGGGATCCGGTGCGGCGATCGTCGGGTTCGGTGTGATCCCTGCTGCGGCCAAGGCGATGGATTGGGCGGTGTAGCTGGTCATGTCGGTGTTCGCGATCGCGTGCCAGTTTTGGGTGAGTTGAGCTTGGGTCTGCCCGGCCGCTGATGCCGAGGCTTGCTCGATCCATTGCGGGTGCGGCCAGTGCTGGCGGGCTTGCTCGGTGTCGATACCGAGTAGGACACCGATCTGGGCGGATCGGCGCCATAGCGTGGTGAGGGTCTGGTCCACGCTTGCGGTGGTGTCGTCGTGTCGCCCGGTGCCGTGGGTGTAGGCGGCGTGGATGCCGGTGAACCGGGCTAGTCGGTCGATATCGGCGCGGAGGTTGTCGACCAACGCGCCGCGATCGACCGGGGCGGCGCGGCGCAGGAACAGGTTGGTGTTCCAGCGGATTGCTTTGGTGCCGCGTTCGCGTGCCTGATCGATCCACTCGGCCGGGACCCCGCCCGCGAGGGCCGCCGCGGCGAGTTCGGTGTGCAGGATCGCCCGCGCGTGGAAACTCTGCGTCCGGTCTTGGGCCGGCTCAATACCGCTGGCGCGCTGGACGTTCAGCATCTTCTGGGCGTCAGCGGCCTGGTTCTGAAGTGCTTTGAGCACCCGTTTCTGGACTGTGGTCGCGTTTGCCATACTCACTGCGGCTCACCGCCCTGCGCCAAGGCCCGGAAGTCCGGAGCGAAGCCGAGGGCTTCGATCGGGATGGTCGATCCGGGGGCGCCGAACCAGTTCGCCGGAACCTGCTCGCTTGTGAGCCCGGAGGTGTCGATGTGCTGGTCGGGTGTGCACCTGTGCAGGGGGCCGTTGGCGGCGTCGAGGATGTATCGGAACTGTGGGTCGATGTGGCGGACGAACAGCGCGCTCATCGCCATTTTGTCCTCGGCGTTGACCGCGGCCTCGAAGCAGGCGTGCAGCCCGGCGAAGCGGATGGCGACGCTTTGGTGGCGCCACCATTGCCGGCACCACGTGTACTGGCCTTCGCGGTTGTTGGCGGCGATCTTGACTGACGTCACTGGCAGCAGCCATTGTTCGGCGAATTCGCTGTAGTGGTCGAACTTCTTCGGTGGCTTGTCGTCGTCGACAACCGGGGGCTTGGTGCCGAACCAACCAGGTGGGACAGGGTCGAACGGCAACGACGGTGTGGCCTGGTGATGGGTGCGAGTGCACCGGTGCAGGGGGCCGTGCGCGGCGTCGAGGATGAGGTTGACGTGCGGGTCGAAGTGGCTCAGCAGGAAGGTGCTCAAGCTCGATCCGGCCTTGGAGCGTCGCATCGCCTCGAACGCGGTGTGCACATGGGCGACCCGCACCGCGACCGGGCGATGAGACCACCACCGCGTGCACCAGGTGAAGGTGTTCTCCCGGTTCGCTTCCGCCAGCCGGACGTTGATCGTGGGCAACATCCACGCGTTGGCGAAATCGGTGAAGTGGCCGAATTGCGGTGGCATCGGCGCTGTGGTGCTGGCTACCGGTGTTGAGCTCGGGCCGCTCATGAGGGCCCCTCCTCTGCTGTCGACGGCCCGGATTTGATCAGCGAGACGCGTCCGCCTTCGAACCGTTGCATCGACTTGCGCACCAGCGGCGCGTACTCGCTGTCGAACCACGGGACTTTGCGGACCACGACCGGGCCGTGGCCGGGAAGTCGGACCAGGGCGCGGTCTTTCGGCAGGGCAGCGAGCATCGCGACATCGAGAATGGGTTCAGCACGCCAGGACAGGCTGCGTTGGATCCCGCCGGGGGTGTAGGTGCGGGAACGATCGGAGACGTCGTGTTGCCCGGCCATCGCCGACCAATGCTCCAAGTAGTCCCGCGAGGCGATGGAGCCGCCGTAGACCTCGATCGACTGGGCCATCATGGTCTTCAAACCATTGACGCCCCATAGGTTTTCGCCTTGTTCGAGGACCTGGAGAATGGTCATCAGGATGATCCCGCAGCCCGCCGAATACGTGTAGTAGGAGGGCAGTTCGCTGATTCGGGCACAGTTGGCGGCTTCATCGAGCACACACAACAGCGGTGTCGCCAGTCGCCCGTCCGGGCGGGCTCGGGCCGCAGTCAGGGCGGCTTCGAGGACTTGGCCGACCAGCGCGGCGGTCAAGGGCGTGGCACCATCAGGCCCGGTCATCGACAGCGGGTACAGGGTATCGTTGGAGGTGACGAACGCGACGGGATCGAACTCCGGCAACAGGTGCGTGCGCGCCTGTTCGGTGGCCTCGATCAGGACACCGTTGCGAATCGAGGACACTTTCCCGCCCCGGCTCGGTGCCGCGGTCGTGGGCTTGGCGGTGGTTTCGCTGACCTGGAACAGTTTCCGAACCGGGGGCGTGATCATTTGGGCGTACCCGGAATCGGAGAGCACGTTGAGGAACCTTCGCGCCATGTCGTAGAGGCCGTCGCGTTGTCTGGCGTAGAGGCCTTGGCATTCCAGGATCCGTGCAGCGGGCCGATCATGGCCGTAGTGGCGCAATATCAATGCCGGGGTCGGATCCTGGTCGCGGCCGAGCCATTCCGCCACATGGTGCAGGTCCCCGCCCGCGCACGCGGCGGCGAAGACGCACAGCGCGAACAGCTCTTGGGCGCCACCGTCGAAGTAGGCATCGGTCTTGGCATTGGCGATCTCGTTCGCGGAGCCGGCCGACCCGGACACGAAGAACCCCGCCAGCTTTCGCGCTGCGGGTAGTCCGGTGACTTGGTCGAACAGATTCACCCAGAACCCGCACACCACCTGCCCGGTCACCGCTTGTAGGTCACATACCCACACTTGGCCGACTTGCTCGCGCCCGTACACGGTGTGCCGGTACAGGTCCGGTTTGTTCGATGTGGCCAGGCACGGCCCCCACGCCGATAGCACCGCGGGGATCGCCCAGGCCACGGTCTTGCCGGTTCGCTGACCCGCCGTCACTGTGACACCGAGTTCGGCGGGTACGTGTAGGGCGATGTCGCCGATGACCGTGCGCCCCAGCAGCGGTCCGGGATTGGCTCGGACTTCGGGTGGTGCGTCGGCGAGCAATCGTTGGTTGTCGGCGAGGTTGTCTGCGACGCGAGCGATGCGGATCTTGCCTGGCCGTTGCATCGTTCGCGCGGCCACATCGACTTCCCGGCCGGTACCGAACATCGCAACCCCGCGTACTGCCAGCGCACCGATCGCGCACAGCAGAACCACGGCGATCGGGGTCGCTTGCCAGGGCCATCGTTTGTCCGCGGCGAGGACCGACAGCAAGGCGATGAACGGGTTCCATGACATCGTTTGTCCGGCCCACCAGCTGCCCAGTTTCAACGCCGCCCACAGCACGACCACAACAGCGAGCAGTGCCAACAGAATGAGGAGCATGCTGGCTTCCTCACCCATCCCGGATTTGGTGCGACGGCGGGTTTCACGGGGAGAGAACATGATTGACCTGGTCCTTTCAGAGTTGGGGGTCAACGGCAGATTCGTGCGCGGGCGCGTCGATGACGCCGGTGAGTCCGGGGCTCGCCCACTCGGCGGCGAAATCGGTATGAGGTAGGGCAGCGTCTACCGCGCCGGAGATCACCGCACCTGGCCCTGGTAGGTCGGTACTGGCTGTGGAGCTGAGGTGGTGGGTGGTGGTCTCTGCGCCTGCGGCCAGCGCGAGCGCGGGTGGTTGGTCGGGTGCGATGCCGAGCTGGGTACGCAGTGCGTCGAGTTCTGCCAGCGCGTTGTCGCGTTCGGACAGGACGTGGTCGAGCTGCGCCAGCCGGGGCGCCCCGGGCTGTTGTGACCAGAACTGCCCCGACAGTCCGGTTTGGTAGGCGCTGGTGATTTCGTCGGGGTCAGCGCCGGCGGAGAGAGCAGCGCGGTTGGCCTCGCGCGCACCGTCCATCAACCGCTCCATCTGACCGATCAGGACTTGCCCGCCCTGGGGTGTTCCGTCGAACTCGGCGGCCAGCCGGATGTGCTGAGCGGTCAGGTCTTGCAGTCGGCGCACAGCAGCGATCTGAGCCGGGACCTGGTCGAGGGTGGCAGTGACGGCGCGGTCGAGAGGCGCGATGCGGTGCTCGGCGGACAACAGCGCGGTGATTTCCTCCGCGCCGGTGTCCAGATCACCGAGAGCTTCCTCGGCGGAGAGCAGCTCGTCGGAGCTGTTGATGATCGCGTCGATCTCGGCCAGGCTCAGCTGTTCGCCGGATCGCCCGCCCAGCGCGCGATCAGCGGCATTACCCGAGCGCGTCGCCGCGGCGCTGGGGTCGGGGACCACG
Proteins encoded in this window:
- a CDS encoding DUF4913 domain-containing protein, which gives rise to MSGPSSTPVASTTAPMPPQFGHFTDFANAWMLPTINVRLAEANRENTFTWCTRWWSHRPVAVRVAHVHTAFEAMRRSKAGSSLSTFLLSHFDPHVNLILDAAHGPLHRCTRTHHQATPSLPFDPVPPGWFGTKPPVVDDDKPPKKFDHYSEFAEQWLLPVTSVKIAANNREGQYTWCRQWWRHQSVAIRFAGLHACFEAAVNAEDKMAMSALFVRHIDPQFRYILDAANGPLHRCTPDQHIDTSGLTSEQVPANWFGAPGSTIPIEALGFAPDFRALAQGGEPQ
- a CDS encoding type IV secretory system conjugative DNA transfer family protein, encoding MFSPRETRRRTKSGMGEEASMLLILLALLAVVVVLWAALKLGSWWAGQTMSWNPFIALLSVLAADKRWPWQATPIAVVLLCAIGALAVRGVAMFGTGREVDVAARTMQRPGKIRIARVADNLADNQRLLADAPPEVRANPGPLLGRTVIGDIALHVPAELGVTVTAGQRTGKTVAWAIPAVLSAWGPCLATSNKPDLYRHTVYGREQVGQVWVCDLQAVTGQVVCGFWVNLFDQVTGLPAARKLAGFFVSGSAGSANEIANAKTDAYFDGGAQELFALCVFAAACAGGDLHHVAEWLGRDQDPTPALILRHYGHDRPAARILECQGLYARQRDGLYDMARRFLNVLSDSGYAQMITPPVRKLFQVSETTAKPTTAAPSRGGKVSSIRNGVLIEATEQARTHLLPEFDPVAFVTSNDTLYPLSMTGPDGATPLTAALVGQVLEAALTAARARPDGRLATPLLCVLDEAANCARISELPSYYTYSAGCGIILMTILQVLEQGENLWGVNGLKTMMAQSIEVYGGSIASRDYLEHWSAMAGQHDVSDRSRTYTPGGIQRSLSWRAEPILDVAMLAALPKDRALVRLPGHGPVVVRKVPWFDSEYAPLVRKSMQRFEGGRVSLIKSGPSTAEEGPS